One Paenibacillus sp. SYP-B4298 genomic window, GTCGACGCGGCGGCACAGGTCAAGCAGGCTCTCGAACGGCTTCTCGCTGCGCGCCCGCAGCAGCGCCTCGATCGCTGTCGTGCCGACATTTTTCACCGAGGCCAGGCCGAAGCGGATCGCGCCGCCTACTGGCGTAAAGCTGACGCTGCTCTCATTCACATCCGGCGGCAGCACCGCAATGCCCATCCGGCGGCATTCGTCGACATATTCCGCCGTCTTGCGGTGGTTGCCTGTCACCGAGACGAGCATGGAGGCCATGAAGGGCACCGGATAATTGGCCTTGAGCCATGCTGTCTGGAAGGCCAGTACGCCATATGCAGCCGCATGCGCCCGCGGGAAGCCATAGTCAGCGAAGCGGACAATCATATCATAGACACGGCTTGCATCGTCATGGCTATAGCCCTGTGACAGACAGCCCTCGACAAAATGCGCACGCTGCTCATCGAGCACCTCACGCTTCTTCTTCGAAACTGCGCGCCGCAGCAGATCCGCTTCGCCCAGCGAGAAGCCGGCCATAACGGCGGCGATCTGCATAATCTGCTCCTGGTACACAATAATGCCGTATGTATCCGACAATATCGGCTCCAGGTCAGGATGCGGATATTCGACAGGAATCAGATTATGCTTGCCGTGAATAAACTTCGGGATAAATTCCATCGGTCCCGGACGATAAAGCGCCAGCACCGATACAATATCCTCGAACTCTGACGGCTGCAGCTCCCTTAGCACCCGGCGCATACCGGAGGATTCCAATTGGAAGATGCCCGTCGTCTCCCCCTTGCCTAGCAGCGCATAGGTCGCTGCATCCTCATAACTGATGCGGCCTAGATCGATCTGCTCTCCATACAGCTCCTTGATCCATGCCAGCGAGCGCTCCACAATCGACAGCGTTCGCAGGCCGAGGAAGTCCATCTTGAGCAGCCCGATCGCCTCCAGATGCTCCATCGAATATTGGGTCAACGCCGTATGCTCCGTCCCGCCCTGCAGCGGCACATAATGGGTGAGCGGCTCACTGGCTATGACGACTCCGGCCGCATGGGTCGAGGCATGGCGCGGCAGCCCCTCCACCTGGATCGCCATCTGCAGCAGCTTGGCTGCCGCTCCCTCCGAGGCCGCCTCACGCAACGCCTCCACGCTCTGCAGCGCAGCGGGCAGCGTAATGCCGAGTTGCTGCGGGATCAGCTTCGCTACCTTGTCCACCTGAGCATACGGGACATTGAGCGCCCGTCCCACGTCGCGGATCGCCGCCTTGGCTGCCATCGTCCCGAACGTAATAATCTGGGCGACATGCTCCGCACCGTACTTGTCAGCTACATAGGCGATCACCTCGTCGCGCCGCTCATCATTAAAGTCAATATCGATATCCGGCATCGAGATGCGCTCCGGGTTAAGAAAGCGCTCGAACAGCAGCTTATGCCGAATCGGATCGACATCTGTAATACGCAGCACATAAGCGACGAGGCTGCCTGCCGACGAGCCCCGTCCCGGCCCGGTGCGGATGCCTCTGCTGTGAGCGAAGCGTATGAAATCCCAGACGATCAGGAAATAATCGGCAAAGCCCATTCCCGTAATGACCCGCAATTCATATTCGAGTCGCTCAGACAACCGGTCCGCATCGATGGGCATGGCCTCCGCGTCTGCTAAGCCGCTCCCCGGTGCGGATGACGGCTCCATCGCCCTGCCGCTCGCAGCACTATACGTTGCATAACGGGCTGCAAGCCCCTCATAGCACAGCTCACGCAGATAAGCGGCTGCGTCCAGCCCCTCTGGCAGCGGGCTGAAGGATGGGAGCACCGAGCGGCCAAGCTCCAGCTCCAGCTCGCACTCGGCGGCGATGCGCACCGTATTAGCTATCGCCTGGGGCACATGAGGGAACAGCGACGCCATCTCCTCAGCGCTCTTGAAGTATAGCTGGTCCGTCGTCATTCTCAGCCGTTCGGGATCATCGACCGTCTTCCCGGTGCCGATGCAGATGAGCAGATCCTGCAAAGCGGCATCCTCCTGGCGGATATAATGGACGTCATTGGTTGCTACAAGCTCAATACCCGTCTCCTCCGCCAGCTTGAGCAGCCCCAGATTCACCTTCTTCTGCTCCAGCAAGCCATGGTCTTGCAGCTCCAGATAGAAATGCCGGCCCAGTGCAGCCTTGTACCTCATTGCCGCCGCGCGTGCTTCGTCATAGCGGTCATGCACCAGATGCTGCGACACCTCGCCTCCCAGACAGGCGCTCAGCACGGTCAGCCCTTCGGCATAGCGGGACAGTGCCTCCATATCGATGCGCGGTCTGTAATGGAACCCCTCCAATTGCCCGATCGAGCACAGCTTCATCAGATTGCGATAACCGACCTCGTTGCGGGCCAGCACGATCAAATGATAGATGGGCTGTTCCTTGCGGGGCAGCTTGTCATAGCGCGAGCCCGCGGTATAGTACATCTCGCAGCCGATGATGGGCTTGATGCCATGCTCCCTGCATGCGCGGTAGAACGGAATTGCCCCGTACATCACCCCATGGTCGGTCAGCGCGAGCGACTTCATGCCTAGCTCCGCTGCCCGACTTACAAGCTCCCGGATGCGCGCCGCGCCGTCCAGCAGACTGTATTCACTGTGCACATGCAAGTGAACAAAAGCCTCTCCACTCTCCATCGCTCGCTCACCTCCAACGGTAATATTTATTCTATTTTATCATAATGTCCCGGAAGCCGCCCATAAAATGAAACAAGCCCCTCCAGCGAAGCAGACATGCACGACGGAAGTACATGGAGCACAGCGGCGGAGCGGCTCACACTTCAAGCATAGGGCGGTGGCTTGCCATGAATATGAATCTGTTTCTCTCCAAGACAGCAATCGACTTTTTTATCGCGTTTGGCGTTGTGACGGGCGGAGCGCTGCTGGCTGGCGTCGGGTCGGTGCTGGTGCTGCAGACGCCAGGCACAACCATGCTGGAGACAGCAGCCAAGCTGAAGATATGGGCGATCGTCGCTGCGGTCGGCGGCACGATCGATCCGATGCGCGTCATCGAATCGAATATGCTGGAGGGTCATCTCTCTCCTGTCGTCCAGCAGGTATGTATTATATTGACTGCGTTTCTAGGCGCTCACATGGGTACGGAGCTGATCAAAATGATCTGCGGGGAGGTGCTGTAGCCGATGCGAGTTCCGCCCTTCGAGCGGTACCGCGGATTTACGCGCTCGGCCGGTATCTTCCTGCTGGGCGCCGTCGTTGGCGCGGCGCTGTTCAACAGCATCTACCATACGCACCTGAACGAGCTGCATCGCTCCATCGACGGTCTGAACACCGTTATTGAGGAGAAGGAGCGGGACATCAAGCAGTTGAATGATTATAAGAATGATCACAACATGGTGATTAAAACCGTGCATGTCTATATCGAGAACAGCCGTGAGACTCGCACGAATTCCATTGAGCTGGATACCCGTACCGAGCTGGAGCTGAAGAAGGCGGTCGCCAGAGATTTCGACATTTTCCTCGGACGCCGGGTCTATGAGATCGGAGCGGATTCGCGCCTGGCCAGAACCTTGTTGAACCGGAAAATCTATACGATTGGACTGGATAAGAAATATCAAATTCAAGTGCTGACGATGCTCGTCGTCGACACCTCGCTTACCGTCTGGGTGAGCGCCAAGATGCAAGCCGTTCTGTAACATGGTACAATGAGCCGTAAGAGCACACTGGGGCTTGTCCGGGCATCCGCCCGCACACGCCTCGCTGCAATCCAGCTATAAGGAGAGTGTCACCTGCCATGGTCTATATCCAATGGCTGCTCGTCATGGGCATTATGATTATGCTGATCTTGACCGCCTACTACAGCGTAAAGGCACGTCGCTCGCAGGAACCGCGAGCTCGCGGCCTGAACACGGCTCATATGAACATCAGCATGGGTGTGATGCTCGTTCTGATGTCGCTGATTCAGATGGTCATGTTTAGCGGGTCTACCGTGCGGCTGATCGTCGGCGCGATCTTTCTGCTGCTCGGCCTGTTCAACCTGTTCGCCGGGCTGCGCAATAAGAGCCTGTTCTCCGCTATGAAGCAGCAATCCTAAGCCTCTGCACCAGATGTAGCACAGCCGGGCGCCGCTCCTTGTACAAGGACGGCGCCCGGCTGCCGTTAGCGGCTCCGCGCGACCTCGATACCTGGGGCATGTATGCAACCCGCATAAGGGCGTCTACCCTGCCTATACTCCCTTCTGTGTGGCTTGCTCTTGACATCCCCCACACCCTAATAAGGGTCAATCATCTGTGCGCTCATCATCGCCTTGGCCGCGAGGCCGCGGTCATCGACAATCTCGATCTCCAGCTTGGCTGACTTGCGGTTCATCTCCAGTAATCGCGGCACAATCGAGATGTCCTGGTCGATCTGTGTCGGACGGACGAAGTAGGTCGTGACACTCTCCAGTACATGGTCGCGCTTGCCGATCTCCCAGATCAGCAGCCGCCCGGCCTGCATGAGCAGCGACATCAGCACCCCTTCGGACACGGTGCCGAGCGGCCCCGACATCTGCGGCGTCATCCGTCCTCTGTAGAGCCACCCCTCGCCAGTGCGTTCGCCTGTAATCTTGGCGAAGCCGCTCCACATCAGATCATCGAAGGTCTCGCCTGACTGCGGCTGCTTGCCTGCGAATGGCATCGCAGCCAATACCTCCTGACGAGTCACCACAGCCAGCAGGCGGCGCTGCCTGTCCACGATCGGCAGCAGATCAATCCCCTCCGAAGCCATCGTATGGGCAGCGGATGTAATGGTCGTGCTGGGTCGCACCGTAATCGGATTGCGAGTCATCAGCTTCTCCACCGTCTGGGAGCCCGGATTGCCCGCCGCGTCTCTGGCCGTCATAATGCCGATGATCCGGCTCTTCTCGTCCACCACAGGGAAGCGAGCCTGACCGGTCTCCTGCTGAAGCAGTCCAAAGCTGTTAACGGTATCCGAGGCATGCAGCGCCTTGGGCTTGTCCTCGAAGGCCACTATATCCTCGATGCGCATAATTTTGCGCTGAATAATCCGGTCATACATCGCGCGATTGATGATGGAAGCGACGGTAAAGGTATCATGCTTGCACGAGATGACGGGCAAGCCCCGCTCATCAGACAGCCGCTTCACCTCATCGCTCGTATCGAAGCCGCCGGTAATAAGCACACCGGCTCCCTCCTCCAGCGCATAGTGGTGAGCATCCTCGCGGTTGCCGACTATAAGGAGACTGTCCGCATCGATGTAAGCGATCATCTCCTCCAGCTTCATCGCCCCGATGACGAACTTCTGCAGTGTCTTGTCTAGCCCCGAGGCTCCACCGAGCACCTGGCCATCCAGCAGTGCGGCAATCTCGGCAAAGGTCAGCCGATCCGGCTGGCTGCGCTGCTTCTTCTCGATGCGGACCGTTCCGATCCGCTCCCGCGTGCTGACGATTCCCAGCTTCTCCGCTTCCTTCAGGGCGCGGTATGCGGTTCCCTCGCTAACCTGCAACGCCTTGGCAATCGAGCGTACAGAAATTTTCTCCCCAATCTTCAGTTGCCTGATATATTGCAGAATATATTCATGCTTGGTTAATGCCTCATCGCCTGGCTCGATCTTCTCCATGTTCATCCTCCTAAGGGTATTGCATCAAGCAACATTAGGTCGTGTCTGAACACCCGTTCAAGGGCATCTCTCCCCGCCTTTTCGCCCCATGCTGCGTTGCTTTTTCTTGACGTACCCCCGGTACGCCTGCGAAAAAGCGCCTTGCCTGGAACGAAAATTCGGCCAGATCTGTTCCGTTCAGAGTTTTCAGACACGTCCTAATATTCATATATTCAAAAAAGTAATTTCATTTTAGTTCAAAAGCAAGTAAAGTAGTATCTGAAGCCTACATCAAGACTGAAGACCGCGGCTTGCCGCAGTCTGAAGGAGAGCTCGCATGAACTATATGCTGCAAGCTGCCAGCAATACGCTGCTGCTGTCGATTCCTCAATCTGTGATCTGCCTAGCCTTCAGCTTTCAGTTCTGGGGAATGAGGCTGGAGCTGTACTGGCGCAAGGTGCTGTTGCTAGGCGTGCTGCATTCGCTCTATCTGAATGCCCTGATGCCGGTCACCCCGCTGCCGGTGCATTTTCTCAATGCGCTTATTTCATTTGCTGCGCTGTTCTTTCTCCTGTTCCGCACGATCGGCCTGCAGATGAAGCTGATGATTCAGATTACCTTTTACCTTATTGTTATTATATCCGATACGTCGGCGATATGGATGGGTTCCGGCCTTCTCGGGCTCGAACGCATGGCTGACGCCTCGCTGGCAGACCGGATGCTGCTCTGCTGGCCGTTAGTGGCTGCGATCGCTGTACTGTGCTGGCTGCTGTACGACCGCTCCTGCTACCCAGGGCAAAAAATACGGCGATTCCTGACAAGCAGGCATCATCGGCCGATGTTTCTGTTTATTGTGCTGATCTTCATTCAGACGGTTATTATGGTGGCCTACTTTTTCTCTCGTTTCTTCACACGCTATGACGAGATGAGCAAGATGCTATTCTATATCGGACTTGCTGCGACACTGTTCGTCAGCTTTGCCGCCATCTCCCTGCTGATCCGAACGCGAGAAGAAGCGATCCGCATGACGCGCAGCGCATATGTGAGCGATGTAATGCAGATGCTCACCTCGATTCGCGGGCAGCGGCATGACTTTCTGAATCATATCCAGGTCATCTCCTCCATGCTCACGATGAAGAAATATGACCAGCTCAAAAGCTACATAGAAGAAATCGCCATCGATCTGCAAGCTCAGAACAGTCGCAACGGCCCGCTTCCCGGCGCAGCCGTCGCCGCACTCGTCCAGTCGAAGCAGGTAGCAGCCGATGCGCGGCAGATCTGCTTCAATCACGAAATTCCCGCGAAGCTGGCGATGTCGCATCTACGCAATACCGACCTGATTCGTATCCTGGGCAATCTGATCGACAATGCGTTCGATGAGGCCGCTACGCTGCCTGCTGGCGAGCGCTTCACCAATCTGGCACTACGCCAGCAGGAACAGCGGCTGGAGATTGAGGTCATGAACAGCGGCCGATTACTGAGCGAGGAGGAGCGGCAGATGATGCTGACCCCCGGCTATTCGACCAAGGACAACCATCATTCGGGACTTGGCCTTGCGATCGTCTCTGACTTGGTAAGTCGCTACAACGGCACCCTCTCCGTCGATTCTGACCCGCAGGGCATCATCATCAGGGCCGTGCTCCATGATCGGCCTCCCAAGCAGGAGGCGCTGCTGTAGACTTGGCGTCTGCTATGTAGAGAGTCGCTCTGGCGAGCGGCTGCTCAGGCTGTCCAAGTAAGCACATTCCCAAATGAATTACACCACAGCCGAACCTCAGGAATGTTGCTACTACAGCATTCTTGGGGTTTGGTCTTTTTGATCATCATTCTAAGCTTTGGAATAGCATTATTTCTGAAGCCCGATCTTATGGAAATAATGAAGCGTTTATTACTCCCATGATTGCATAAGTGCAACTGGAGGGGCATGTCCTCTGGCAGGTACATAAAAGCTAGTAGAACTAACAGAAAGGATAATAAAACATGGTTTTCACTTATGTCCTTAGAAGTGTAGGATGGGCAGACGTTCACCTGAAAATTAATAACTCAGAGATTTATATGGATGCGAGTTATCTCTCCGAACCATTGATTGATTTGGTTCGGGCAGTTGAACGATTAATACCAGAGTGTGTTGAAAAAGATGAACTAAAAGATACAGTACAGTTTGATTATGACTCGGAGCCAGCTATA contains:
- a CDS encoding sensor histidine kinase, translated to MNYMLQAASNTLLLSIPQSVICLAFSFQFWGMRLELYWRKVLLLGVLHSLYLNALMPVTPLPVHFLNALISFAALFFLLFRTIGLQMKLMIQITFYLIVIISDTSAIWMGSGLLGLERMADASLADRMLLCWPLVAAIAVLCWLLYDRSCYPGQKIRRFLTSRHHRPMFLFIVLIFIQTVIMVAYFFSRFFTRYDEMSKMLFYIGLAATLFVSFAAISLLIRTREEAIRMTRSAYVSDVMQMLTSIRGQRHDFLNHIQVISSMLTMKKYDQLKSYIEEIAIDLQAQNSRNGPLPGAAVAALVQSKQVAADARQICFNHEIPAKLAMSHLRNTDLIRILGNLIDNAFDEAATLPAGERFTNLALRQQEQRLEIEVMNSGRLLSEEERQMMLTPGYSTKDNHHSGLGLAIVSDLVSRYNGTLSVDSDPQGIIIRAVLHDRPPKQEALL
- a CDS encoding DNA polymerase III subunit alpha, whose protein sequence is MESGEAFVHLHVHSEYSLLDGAARIRELVSRAAELGMKSLALTDHGVMYGAIPFYRACREHGIKPIIGCEMYYTAGSRYDKLPRKEQPIYHLIVLARNEVGYRNLMKLCSIGQLEGFHYRPRIDMEALSRYAEGLTVLSACLGGEVSQHLVHDRYDEARAAAMRYKAALGRHFYLELQDHGLLEQKKVNLGLLKLAEETGIELVATNDVHYIRQEDAALQDLLICIGTGKTVDDPERLRMTTDQLYFKSAEEMASLFPHVPQAIANTVRIAAECELELELGRSVLPSFSPLPEGLDAAAYLRELCYEGLAARYATYSAASGRAMEPSSAPGSGLADAEAMPIDADRLSERLEYELRVITGMGFADYFLIVWDFIRFAHSRGIRTGPGRGSSAGSLVAYVLRITDVDPIRHKLLFERFLNPERISMPDIDIDFNDERRDEVIAYVADKYGAEHVAQIITFGTMAAKAAIRDVGRALNVPYAQVDKVAKLIPQQLGITLPAALQSVEALREAASEGAAAKLLQMAIQVEGLPRHASTHAAGVVIASEPLTHYVPLQGGTEHTALTQYSMEHLEAIGLLKMDFLGLRTLSIVERSLAWIKELYGEQIDLGRISYEDAATYALLGKGETTGIFQLESSGMRRVLRELQPSEFEDIVSVLALYRPGPMEFIPKFIHGKHNLIPVEYPHPDLEPILSDTYGIIVYQEQIMQIAAVMAGFSLGEADLLRRAVSKKKREVLDEQRAHFVEGCLSQGYSHDDASRVYDMIVRFADYGFPRAHAAAYGVLAFQTAWLKANYPVPFMASMLVSVTGNHRKTAEYVDECRRMGIAVLPPDVNESSVSFTPVGGAIRFGLASVKNVGTTAIEALLRARSEKPFESLLDLCRRVDLRVVNKRVLESLVQAGAAEGLPGHRAQQLAGLDEIVDAALKWRKEREELQIELFDFKEVQNWDVELPDIAPFGTLQKLELERELLGLFLSGHPLGSYAAELDRLGLPRLIDLYELEDGAAVVIAAMVASVKPFTTKKGQPMGFLELEDHLMRVEAVAFPTLWQRSRQELDKGALVLALATLQREEETVKLIVETVAPLAEHDLQMQASRLLQQARSRQERSRRAGGGRAGAPAQGAAPESSPAAIAPRSRQASASERPASGGRAGAPAQGAAPESSPAAIAPRSPRQASASGRPAGGGRAGAPAQGATPESSPAAIAPGSRQASPSGRPAGGGRAGSPAQGAAPESSSAAPGSPAAVTTGPSAAPLGSSRQDAPAGRSAVRRQRLYVKIAAAKEQPALLERLKALILAHSGELDTVLFYERDQRTLALSDRYRVKPSEALLAGIEQLMGDGSAVVR
- a CDS encoding DRTGG domain-containing protein, whose translation is MEKIEPGDEALTKHEYILQYIRQLKIGEKISVRSIAKALQVSEGTAYRALKEAEKLGIVSTRERIGTVRIEKKQRSQPDRLTFAEIAALLDGQVLGGASGLDKTLQKFVIGAMKLEEMIAYIDADSLLIVGNREDAHHYALEEGAGVLITGGFDTSDEVKRLSDERGLPVISCKHDTFTVASIINRAMYDRIIQRKIMRIEDIVAFEDKPKALHASDTVNSFGLLQQETGQARFPVVDEKSRIIGIMTARDAAGNPGSQTVEKLMTRNPITVRPSTTITSAAHTMASEGIDLLPIVDRQRRLLAVVTRQEVLAAMPFAGKQPQSGETFDDLMWSGFAKITGERTGEGWLYRGRMTPQMSGPLGTVSEGVLMSLLMQAGRLLIWEIGKRDHVLESVTTYFVRPTQIDQDISIVPRLLEMNRKSAKLEIEIVDDRGLAAKAMMSAQMIDPY
- a CDS encoding YtrH family sporulation protein: MNLFLSKTAIDFFIAFGVVTGGALLAGVGSVLVLQTPGTTMLETAAKLKIWAIVAAVGGTIDPMRVIESNMLEGHLSPVVQQVCIILTAFLGAHMGTELIKMICGEVL
- a CDS encoding YtpI family protein, which encodes MVYIQWLLVMGIMIMLILTAYYSVKARRSQEPRARGLNTAHMNISMGVMLVLMSLIQMVMFSGSTVRLIVGAIFLLLGLFNLFAGLRNKSLFSAMKQQS